In a genomic window of Glycine max cultivar Williams 82 chromosome 13, Glycine_max_v4.0, whole genome shotgun sequence:
- the LOC100779410 gene encoding dynein regulatory complex subunit 6: MGGVCSRKRDQHVVEDDLHRGVSGRYCRSGSTKWLRARSLRAKPNHCAGGGTCPSLMDLCIKKMREDFHKYNSFSILPRDISQQIFNELVDSHCLTEVSLEAFRDCALQDIDLGEYVGVNDDWMDVISSQGLSLLSVDVAGSQVTDDGLRLLKDCSSLQALTLSYCDQFSEYGLKHISGLSNLTSLSIRKSSSVKPDGMRAFSNLFNLEKLDLERCSEIHGGFVHLKGLKKLEYLNIGCCKCVTDSDIKSISELINLKELQISNSSITDIGITYLRGLEKLTTLNVEGCNITAACLEFIHALTSLACLNLNRCGLSDDGFEKISGLKNLKRLSLAFNRITDACLVHLKDLTNLEYLNLDSCRIGDGGLANLTGLTLLKSLVLSDTDIGNSGLRYISGLKKLEDLNVSFTTVTDNGLKRLSGLTQLKSLNLDARQITDAGLANLTSLSGLITLDLFGARISDNGTTFLRSFKNLQSLEICGGGLTDAGVKNIREIVSLTQLNLSQNCNLTDKTLELISGMTALRSLNVSNSRITNEGLRHLKPLKNLRTLTLESCKVTASGIKKLQSTDLPNLISFRPE; this comes from the exons ATGGGGGGCGTTTGTTCTAGGAAGAGAGATCAGCATGTTGTTGAAGATGATTTACACAGAGGAGTCTCGGGGAGGTATTGTAGAAGTGGCAGCACAAAATGGTTGAGGGCCAGAAGTTTGCGTGCTAAGCCCAATCATTGTGCAGGAGGGGGAACATGCCCCTCTCTCATGGATCTGTGCATAAAGAAGATGCGTGAG GATTTTCATAAATACAATTCCTTTTCAATTCTTCCGAGAGACATAAGCCAGCAAATCTTCAATGAATTGGTTGATTCTCACTGCCTGACCGAAGTGTCTCTTGAAGCCTTCAGAGATTGTGCTCTTCAG GATATTGACCTGGGTGAATATGTTGGAGTTAACGATGATTGGATGGATGTCATCTCTTCCCAAGGGTTGTCCTTACTTTCAGTTGATGTTGCTGGTTCTCAGGTGACAGATGATGGATTGCGACTCCTAAAGGATTGCTCAAGTCTTCAAGCATTGACTCTCAGTTACTGTGACCAATTTTCAGAATATGGGCTTAAGCACATTAGTG GTCTTTCAAACTTGACTTCCTTGAGTATCAGGAAGAGCAGCTCTGTCAAACCCGATGGAATGCGTGCTTTCTCCAACTTATTTAATTTGGAGAAGTTGGACCTTGAGAGGTGTTCAGAGATTCATGGTGGATTTGTTCATCTTAAAG GTTTGAAAAAGCTCGAGTATCTTAATATTGGATGCTGTAAATGTGTTACGGATTCAGACATAAAGTCTATCTCAG AGCTTATAAATTTGAAGGAGTTACAAATTTCCAACAGCAGTATTACTGATATTGGGATTACCTATTTGAGAG GTTTGGAGAAGCTTACCACATTAAATGTTGAAGGATGCAATATTACTGCTGCATGTTTAGAGTTTATTCATG CCTTAACTTCCTTGGCATGCTTAAATCTCAACAGATGTGGTCTCTCTGATGATGGATTTGAGAAAATTTCTG GTCTTAAAAACTTGAAGAGGTTAAGCCTGGCTTTTAACAGGATCACAGATGCATGCTTAGTTCATCTGAAAG aTTTAACAAATTTGGAGTATTTGAATCTGGATTCTTGCAGGATAGGTGATGGCGGGCTAGCTAATTTGACAG GCCTCACACTCTTGAAAAGTCTGGTGTTGTCTGACACTGACATTGGGAACAGTGGGCTGCGTTATATATCAG GTTTAAAAAAACTGGAAGATTTAAATGTGTCATTCACCACAGTAACTGATAATGGCCTGAAAAGGCTGTCAGGATTGACACAACTTAAATCACTTAATCTGGATGCCCGACAGATTACCGATGCTGGACTAGCAAATCTTACCA GTCTGAGTGGATTGATAACATTGGATCTCTTTGGAGCACGCATTTCAGACAATGGAACTACATTTTTACGAT CGTTCAAGAACTTGCAATCCCTTGAAATATGTGGCGGAGGATTAACTGATGCTggtgtaaaaaatataagagaaattGTCTCCCTGACACAGCTAAACCTGTCCCAGAATTGTAATTTGACGGATAAAACTTTGGAATTGATATCTG GAATGACAGCACTGAGGTCGCTAAATGTTTCAAATTCTCGTATAACCAATGAAGGACTACGGCATTTGAAGCCTTTGAAGAATTTACGCACTCTTACCTTGGAGTCTTGCAAGGTTACTGCTTCTGGAATTAAGAAGCTTCAGTCAACTGATCTTCCAAATTTGATAAGCTTTCGGCCAGAATAG